Proteins from one Rosa chinensis cultivar Old Blush chromosome 7, RchiOBHm-V2, whole genome shotgun sequence genomic window:
- the LOC112176006 gene encoding alcohol dehydrogenase-like 6, with product MSLPSVQLKQPNNVITCKAAVAWGPGKPLVIEEVDVSPPQPSEIRIKIVCTSLCRSDLTAWESQAIFPRIFGHEATGIVESVGQEVTEFTEGDHVLTVFTGECGTCRQCISGKSNLCQVLGLERRGVMHSDKGTRFAISGKPIYHYCAVSSFSEYTVVHSGCAVKINPIVPLDKVCLLSCGVAAGLGAAWNVADISKGSSVVIFGLGTVGLSVAQGAKLRGASAIIGVDTNPEKEEKAKAFGITEFINPNDSKEPVQQVIKHLTGGGADYAFECIGDTGMVTTALQACCDGWGLTVTLGVPKVKPEVSAHYGIFLTGRTLKGSLFGGWKPKSDLPSLVDMFIKKEIQVDEYITHNLSFKDINKAFDLMREGKCLRCVMHMEK from the exons ATGTCATTGCCTTCCGTACAACTGAAACAACCCAATAATGTCATCACCTGCAAAG CTGCGGTGGCATGGGGACCTGGAAAGCCTTTGGTGATAGAGGAAGTGGATGTGAGTCCACCTCAGCCATCGGAGATAAGGATCAAAATTGTCTGCACCTCTCTCTGTCGCAGTGACCTCACTGCCTGGGAGTCCCAG GCTATCTTTCCTCGGATATTTGGGCATGAAGCAACAGG GATTGTTGAGAGTGTTGGCCAGGAAGTGACTGAATTTACAGAAGGGGACCATGTGTTAACAGTCTTCACTGGAGAATGCGGAACATGCAGGCAATGCATATCTGGTAAAAGCAACTTATGCCAAGTACTGGGTTTAGAAAGGAGAGGTGTAATGCATAGTGATAAAGGGACACGCTTTGCCATAAGTGGGAAACCCATTTATCATTATTGTGCAGTTTCAAGTTTCAGTGAATATACTGTCGTGCACTCGGGATGTGCTGTCAAAATCAACCCAATTGTGCCTCTGGATAAAGTTTGCCTTCTCAGTTGTGGAGTAGCTGCAG GCTTGGGTGCAGCTTGGAATGTTGCTGATATATCTAAAGGATCAAGTGTGGTGATATTTGGTCTCGGAACCGTAGGCCTCTCT GTTGCACAGGGTGCTAAGCTTAGGGGCGCATCAGCAATAATTGGTGTTGACACTAATcctgaaaaggaagaaaaag CAAAAgcttttggaattaccgaattTATTAACCCCAATGACAGTAAAGAACCTGTTCAACAG GTTATTAAGCATCTCACAGGTGGAGGGGCAGATTACGCATTTGAATGTATAGGTGACACAGGAATGGTAACTACTGCATTGCAGGCATGTTGCGAT GGATGGGGATTGACTGTGACGCTTGGTGTGCCAAAAGTAAAACCAGAAGTATCTGCTCATTATGGAATATTTCTAACTGGAAGAACATTGAAAGGGTCTCTTTTTGGAGGATGGAAACCTAAATCTGATCTCCCTTCGTTAGTTGACATGTTCATAAAAAAG GAAATCCAAGTTGATGAGTACATAACCCATAACCTGTCATTTAAAGATATCAACAAAGCTTTTGATCTGATGAGAGAAGGGAAGTGTTTGCGTTGTGTTATGCACATGGAAAAGTAG
- the LOC112176008 gene encoding NDR1/HIN1-like protein 6 — MADHQRIHPAVDVEAPPPSPTVPPMVPHGHQSSSTITQKEMKERGIGTSPVDQQHRPPLGLRPSQVARAIPVIPAEPEQPEKRSSSSTYCRCMCWALSILLLVLITIGATGGILYIIFRPKLPSYSVNSLKISDLRLKLDMSLYAEFDVKITANNPNKKIGIYYEQGGRLSVWYINMRLCEGALPKFYQGHQNKTVINVVLTGQNQYGNTLMNALQQQQQTGSIPLDLKVDAPVAIQVGTLKLRKVRILGQCLLVVDSLTANNFISIKANNCRFRLKP; from the coding sequence ATGGCTGATCATCAAAGAATTCATCCTGCTGTGGATGTGGAGGcgccaccaccatcaccaacAGTGCCGCCTATGGTGCCTCATGGACACCAGAGTTCTTCAACAATTACACAAAAAGAGATGAAAGAGAGAGGTATAGGTACTAGTCCAGTTGATCAACAGCATCGCCCTCCATTAGGTTTAAGACCATCACAAGTTGCGCGTGCCATTCCAGTAATCCCTGCAGAGCCGGAGCAACCAGAAAAGAGGAGCTCATCATCTACTTATTGCAGATGTATGTGTTGGGCACTGAGCATCCTTCTCCTTGTATTGATCACAATAGGAGCCACCGGTGGAATACTTTATATTATCTTCCGCCCGAAACTTCCAAGCTACTCTGTTAATAGCTTGAAGATAAGCGATTTAAGGCTCAAATTGGACATGAGCCTATATGCCGAATTCGATGTTAAGATAACAGCTAACAACCCAAACAAGAAGATTGGGATTTATTATGAGCAAGGTGGCCGGTTGAGCGTGTGGTATATAAACATGAGGCTTTGTGAAGGGGCACTGCCAAAGTTTTACCAAGGTCACCAGAACAAAACAGTAATCAATGTGGTCTTGACGGGCCAAAACCAATACGGAAACACATTGATGAATGCACTgcaacagcaacaacaaactgGAAGCATCCCCTTGGATCTTAAGGTTGATGCACCGGTAGCAATTCAAGTGGGGACACTGAAGCTCAGGAAGGTCAGGATATTGGGGCAGTGTTTGTTGGTTGTGGATAGCCTCACCGCTAATAATTTCATTAGCATAAAAGCTAATAATTGTAGATTTAGATTGAAGCCTTGA
- the LOC112176005 gene encoding UPF0415 protein C7orf25 homolog yields MELGDAKKRCGDVIERIERLPGSTKITASCKRTLLKLARSELRFLSRVSSSSTSSTPPLSVNIGHLEAVVHILQHPFITGVSRVCKPIPLSPKTCFKHVHVDIVCTLNRNPVWILVSHRNPKYITWRNDESQTNQTKGLQFRIQQLTAAARSALSLKPSSLILFFSHGLSTILSDRLKHEFGATELQLGFPNFHFHFDLMEEAGDWINVLVATTSYQEACVFEIEVGDAVLSSDVKDSCPMPAKWEMLEDHTPFFPAFSSLISKMNLLSLDVKNTETANLLGDCHLVNFGTTALIALVSGISNGGTEKLLATPESELRQRFKGNYEFVIGQVMSEIQNPILVELSCSISGKRGIICESVHSEFKELVSMFGGPNEKLRASHLLKYLTVVPDSPSKRMMSLPTTRKLALKNKVVFGTGDYWRAPTVTANMAFVRAVSQVGMSLFTIEHRPRALTGD; encoded by the exons ATGGAATTGGGAGATGCGAAGAAGAGATGCGGAGATGTAAtagagagaatagagagattgcCAGGTTCCACCAAAATCACTGCTTCTTGCAAACGCACTCTCCTCAAGTTGGCTCGCTCTGAACTCAGATTCCTCTCCCGCGTCAGCTCCAGCTCCACCTCCTCCACTCCCCCCCTCAG TGTCAATATCGGCCACCTCGAGGCAGTTGTTCACATTCTCCAGCACCCTTTCATCACCGGGGTTTCTCGCGTTTGCAAGCCTATTCCTTTGTCTCCCAAAACTTGTTTCAAACATGTCCATGTTGATATCGTTTGCACTCTCAATAGGAACCCTGTCTGGATTCTTGTGTCTCATAGAAATCCAAAATACATTACTTGGAGGAATGATGAATCCCAAACAAATCAGACTAAGGGCTTGCAATTCCGGATTCAGCAACTCACCGCCGCCGCCCGCTCTGCTCTCTCACTCAAACCTTCCTcacttattcttttcttttcacatgGACTTAGCACCATCCTATCTGATCGACTCAAGCATGAATTTGGGGCCACTGAACTTCAATTGGGTTTTcctaattttcattttcatttcgaTCTCATGGAGGAAGCCGGTGATTGGATTAATGTTTTAGTTGCCACAACATCATATCAGGAGGCATGTGTGTTTGAGATAGAGGTTGGTGATGCTGTTTTAAGTTCTGATGTCAAGGACTCCTGCCCCATGCCTGCCAAGTGGGAAATGCTAGAGGACCACACACCTTTTTTTCCAGCATTCTCTTCTCTGATTTCAAAAATGAACTTGCTCTCTTTGGATGTGAAAAACACGGAGACAGCAAATCTTCTGGGTGACTGCCATCTTGTAAACTTTGGTACAACTGCTTTGATTGCTCTTGTTTCGGGTATTAGTAATGGAGGTACAGAGAAACTTTTGGCTACTCCAGAAAGTGAATTGAGGCAGCGATTTAAGGGCAACTATGAGTTTGTGATTGGACAG GTGATGTCTGAAATTCAGAATCCAATTCTTGTTGAACTTAGTTGCTCAATATCTGGAAAGCGAGGTATTATTTGTGAAAGCGTTCATTCAGAGTTCAAGGAATTAGTGTCAATGTTTGGAGGGCCTAATGAGAAGTTGAGAGCTAGTCACCTACTAAAGTATCTCAC AGTTGTTCCTGATAGTCCCTCTAAACGCATGATGAGCCTTCCGACCACTCGAAAACTGGCTTTGAAGAATAAGGTTGTTTTTGGTACCGGTGATTATTGGCGTGCTCCAACTGTAACAGCTAATATGGCATTTGTGAGAGCGGTTTCACAAGTGGGGATGTCCTTGTTTACCATTGAGCACAGACCACGGGCTTTAACTGGTGATTAG
- the LOC112176009 gene encoding coiled-coil domain-containing protein 12: MAAEEDSLEEIVAARKERLRALKAAQQLLNTPDEDSAPLESNTNDDQEKSNETPDGDETTNMKFRNYVPHDKKLQEGKLDPPKPSKFEDPVAAVPPPSEKKEDPFVNIAPKKPNWELRRDVQKKLDKLERRTQKAMCKLMEQEKQRQLDEDSINGAGD, from the exons ATGGCTGCTGAAGAGGACTCCCTCGAAGAAATCGTTGCGGCACGAAAGGAGAGGCTCAGAGCCCTCAAAGCTGCACAGCAACTGTTAAACACTCCAGATGAGGACTCTGCTCCACTTGAAAGTAACACTAACGATGACCAGGAAAAGAGCAATGAAACTCCTGATGGGGATGAAAC TACCAACATGAAATTCCGAAATTATGTTCCTCATGATAAGAAGCTTCAGGAAGGGAAGCTAGATCCGCCAAAACCATCCAAGTTTGAAGACCCTGTTGCAGCAGTGCCTCCTCCATCAGAGAAGAAAGAG GACCCATTCGTGAATATTGCTCCTAAAAAACCAAACTGGGAACTTCGTAGGGATGTGCAGAAGAAGCTTGATAAGCTTGAAAGGCGAACCCAGAAGGCAATGTGTAAACTTATGG aaCAAGAAAAGCAGAGGCAACTGGATGAAGACAGCATCAATGGTGCAGGGGACTAA
- the LOC112179168 gene encoding uncharacterized protein LOC112179168 isoform X1: MGCLVSTPKDTVGNRRRPSNIGEVSVYVPGLRIPKPVDFSQSLGDHLSKSLVERLSALRTRIVVMAGQEGPTITRTRRRTQHGGSTLADLLQALEDYLPVLLGLMKDGSQLQHKVQFVWVNQEDDAEETAMSNGWYEVMSILHLMAMLSLSQANLLLLPRTSADGHQPKVSEESRRASVDIFLKAAGHLDCAVRHVLPQLPAELKRNLPVDLAEGVLRALCLQALGQGVDIQLGMAIDSTKATLAVKRRLACEMVKYWQQAQDNIMNLPLLNGWGEKHKLFVKWKYVEAKAAAYYYHGLILDEGNTEKFHGMAVAALQAADEYFKESKKACEAFNAASPLSRNPPLWGTMKYLSEKIPKDTSSKVRINRDLYSHAKIMETAPTLPDFALALKPDEYQLPPLDPSWNMEHTNRGPTASNQLRNDRK, from the exons ATGGGATGCCTGGTGTCAACACCGAAAGATACAGTTGGAAATAGGAGGAGGCCATCAAACATCGGTGAAGTTTCTGTTTATGTTCCTGGTCTGCGAATACCTAAACCTGTTGATTTCTCTCAGTCACTTGGTGATCATTTGTCCAAGAGTTTAGTAGAACGTCTATCTGCTTTAAGAACTCGTATAGTTGTAATGGCTGGCCAAGAAGGTCCTACAATCACAAGAACAAGGAGAAGAACCCAACACG GTGGTTCAACATTAGCTGATCTCCTGCAGGCTCTCGAGGATTACTTACCTGTTCTTTTGGGATTAATGAAAGATG GAAGCCAGCTACAACACAAGGTTCAATTTGTGTGGGTAAATCAAGAGGATGATGCAGAG GAAACAGCTATGTCTAATGGATGGTACGAGGTGATGTCAATTTTGCATTTAATGGCAATGCTATCATTATCACAAGCTAACTTATTACTTCTTCCGAGAACATCTGCTGACGGTCACCAGCCAAAAGTATCAGAAG AGAGTAGACGAGCTTCTGTTGATATATTCCTGAAGGCTGCAGGACACCTTGACTGTGCTGTCCGACATGTTCTCCCACAGTTGCCTGCTGAGCTCAA GAGAAACCTTCCAGTTGATCTAGCAGAGGGAGTTCTTCGAGCTCTTTGCTTACAAGCATTAGGACAG GGTGTTGATATTCAACTTGGAATGGCAATTGATAGTACAAAAGCCACTCTTGCAGTGAAGCGAAGGCTTGCATGTGAGATGGTAAAGTATTGGCAGCAG GCTCAAGATAACATTATGAACCTTCCATTATTAAATGGTTGGGGTGAAAAGCATAAACTCTTTGTAAAGTGGAAATATGTTGAGGCAAAG GCTGCAGCATATTATTATCATGGTTTAATCCTCGATGAGGGTAACACAGAAAAATTTCATGGAATGGCTGTAGCTGCTTTGCAAGCAGCAGACGAGTATTTTAAAGAAAGTAAGAAGGCATGTGAGGCATTTAATGCTGCTTCTCCTTTGTCCAG AAACCCACCGCTTTGGGGAACCATGAAATATCTATCTGAGAAAATCCCAAAAGATACTTCAAGCAAAGTGCGAATAAACCGTGATCTGTACTCTCATGCAAA AATCATGGAGACGGCACCGACATTGCCTGACTTTGCTCTGGCCTTGAAACCCGACGAATATCAACTTCCTCCACTGGATCCCTCTTGGAACATGGAGCACACAAATAGGGGACCTACAGCTTCCAACCAGCTCAGGAATGACAGGAAATAA
- the LOC112179168 gene encoding uncharacterized protein LOC112179168 isoform X2, giving the protein MGCLVSTPKDTVGNRRRPSNIGEVSVYVPGLRIPKPVDFSQSLGDHLSKSLVERLSALRTRIVVMAGQEGPTITRTRRRTQHGGSTLADLLQALEDYLPVLLGLMKDGSQLQHKVQFVWVNQEDDAEETAMSNGWYEVMSILHLMAMLSLSQANLLLLPRTSADGHQPKVSEESRRASVDIFLKAAGHLDCAVRHVLPQLPAELKRNLPVDLAEGVLRALCLQALGQGVDIQLGMAIDSTKATLAVKRRLACEMVKYWQQAQDNIMNLPLLNGWGEKHKLFVKWKYVEAKAAAYYYHGLILDEGNTEKFHGMAVAALQAADEYFKESKKACEAFNAASPLSR; this is encoded by the exons ATGGGATGCCTGGTGTCAACACCGAAAGATACAGTTGGAAATAGGAGGAGGCCATCAAACATCGGTGAAGTTTCTGTTTATGTTCCTGGTCTGCGAATACCTAAACCTGTTGATTTCTCTCAGTCACTTGGTGATCATTTGTCCAAGAGTTTAGTAGAACGTCTATCTGCTTTAAGAACTCGTATAGTTGTAATGGCTGGCCAAGAAGGTCCTACAATCACAAGAACAAGGAGAAGAACCCAACACG GTGGTTCAACATTAGCTGATCTCCTGCAGGCTCTCGAGGATTACTTACCTGTTCTTTTGGGATTAATGAAAGATG GAAGCCAGCTACAACACAAGGTTCAATTTGTGTGGGTAAATCAAGAGGATGATGCAGAG GAAACAGCTATGTCTAATGGATGGTACGAGGTGATGTCAATTTTGCATTTAATGGCAATGCTATCATTATCACAAGCTAACTTATTACTTCTTCCGAGAACATCTGCTGACGGTCACCAGCCAAAAGTATCAGAAG AGAGTAGACGAGCTTCTGTTGATATATTCCTGAAGGCTGCAGGACACCTTGACTGTGCTGTCCGACATGTTCTCCCACAGTTGCCTGCTGAGCTCAA GAGAAACCTTCCAGTTGATCTAGCAGAGGGAGTTCTTCGAGCTCTTTGCTTACAAGCATTAGGACAG GGTGTTGATATTCAACTTGGAATGGCAATTGATAGTACAAAAGCCACTCTTGCAGTGAAGCGAAGGCTTGCATGTGAGATGGTAAAGTATTGGCAGCAG GCTCAAGATAACATTATGAACCTTCCATTATTAAATGGTTGGGGTGAAAAGCATAAACTCTTTGTAAAGTGGAAATATGTTGAGGCAAAG GCTGCAGCATATTATTATCATGGTTTAATCCTCGATGAGGGTAACACAGAAAAATTTCATGGAATGGCTGTAGCTGCTTTGCAAGCAGCAGACGAGTATTTTAAAGAAAGTAAGAAGGCATGTGAGGCATTTAATGCTGCTTCTCCTTTGTCCAGGTAG